The window GTCTGTTCGGGAGCACACCCCCCCCACCTGCGTCTGTTCCTGAGTACACCCCCCCACCTGCGTCTGTTCGGGAGCACCCCCACCTGCGTCTGTTCCTGAGCACACACCCCCACCTGCGTCTGTTCCTGAGCACATCCCCCCCACCTGCGTCTGTTCAGGAGCACACCCCCACACCTGCGTCTGTTCCTGAGCACACCCCCCACCTGCGTCTGTTCCTGAGCACACACCCCCACCTGCGTCTGTTCAGGAGCACACCCCCCCACCTGCGTCTATTCCTGAGCACACCCCCCCACCTGCGTCTGTTTGGGAGCACCCCCCACCTGCGTCTGTTCCTGAGCACACCCTCCCACCTACGTCTGTTCCTGAGCACACACCCCCCACCTGCGTCTGTTCGGGAGCACCCCCCACCTGCGTCTGTTCCTGAGCACACACCCACACCTGCGTCTGTTCCTGAGCACACCCCCCCACCTGCGTCTGTTCGGGAGCACCCCCCACCTGCGTCTGTTCCTGAGCACACACCCCCACCTGCGTCTGTTCCTGAGCACACACCCCCACCTGTGTCTGTTCCTGAGCACATCCCCCCCACCTGCGTCTTTTCGGGAGCACATCCCCCCCACCTGCGTCTGTTCGGGAGCACACCCCCACCTGCGTCTGTTCGGGAGCACACCCCCCCACCTGTGTCTGTTCGGGAGCACACCCCCCCACCTGTGTCTGTTCCTGAGCACACCCCCCCACCTGCGTCTGTTCCTGAGCACAAACCCCCACCTGCGTCTGTTCCTGAGCACACACCCCCACCTGCGTCTGTTCGGGAGCACATCCCCCCACCTGCGTCTGTTCGGGAGCACACACCCCCACCTGCGTCTGTTCAGGAGCACACCCCCCCACCTGCGTCTGTTCCTGAGCACAGCCCCCCACCTGCGTCTGTTTGGGAGCACCCCCCACCTGCGTCTGTTCCTGAGCACACCCTCCCACCTACGTCTGTTCCTGAGCACACCCCCCCCACCTGCGTCTGTTCGGGAGCACCCCCCACCTGCATCTGTTCCTGAGCACACACCCACACCTGCGTCTGTTCCTGAGCACACCCCCCCACCTGCGTCTGTTCGGGAGCACCCCCCACCTGCGTCTGTTCCTGAGCACACACCCCCACCTGCGTCTGTTCCTGAGCACACACCCCCACCTGTGTCTGTTCCTGAGCACATCCCCCCCACCTGCGTCTGTTCGGGAGCACATCCCCCCCACCTGCGTCTGTTCGGGAGCACACCCCCACCTGCGTCTGTTCGGGAGCACACACCCCCACCTGTGTCTGTTCGGGAGCACACCCCCCCACCTGCGTCTGTTCCTGAGCACACCCTCCCACCTGCGTCTGTTCCTGAGCACACACCCCCCACCTGCGTCTGTTCCTGAGCACACACCCCCACCTGTGTCTGTTCCTGAGCACACCCCCCCACCTGCGTCTGTTCGGGAGCACACACCCCCACCTGCGTCTGTTCGGGAGCACACCCCCCCCACCTGCGTCTGTTCCTGAGCACACCCCCCCCACCTGCGTCTGTTCGGGAGCACCCCCCCCACCTGCGTCTGTTTGggagcacacccccccccccacctgcgtCTGTTTGGGAGCACACACACCGCCACCTGCGTCTGTTTGGGAGCACCCCCCCCCACCTGCGTCTGTTTGGgagcacacacacccccacctgcTTCTGTTCGGGAGCACCCCCCCACCTGCATCTGTTCGGGAGCACACACACCCTCCACCTGCGTCTGTTCGGGAGCACACGACCCCAGCAAGTCTGCGTATTAGGCCAGCATCCGTTATAAGCATGCTGCCATTTATTTGCTGTCCCGGGCCAGCCTGGTGTCGGGCTTTCAAGGATAAAACATTGAATATGGAGTGGATTCCGGAGCAGAGGGGTCCTTGGTGGGGTTCCTAAGACAGAGATGCTTGGGACGTTCACAGTGAGGACCTGAGCAACCAGAGTTAAGACCAGAGCCCAGAACAGGAGAGAaaatggctgggggggggggggaaatctaTGGAGAGGAGAGGTAGGGAGGATAGAAGGGGGGAAAGTGTGCACCCCCTGGTGTCCATCAGCTTATTCATCATCCCATGCTGCCCAAGCAGAGATGGGGCAGACCAGCCCTGACCCAGGAGCTAATACATGTGACAGGAGACACACAACAAGCCAGCACGAGGGGGACGCTGTGAACATCGTTTTTAAAATAGTTCATGTTAGGTGTGCTGACATCCCAGGAGAGATAGATACGTAGGAATGGAGATGATCTTGCAAGTCGCCTAGGTAAGCTACCTATTAACTCAGGGTTCGGTCCAACACTCACCTCACTTCCTTGGAGACTATTAGATCAAACCAGACCTGCTGCAGAGCAGACCCCAATATCCAAACTCCTCAGTCCTTGAAGAACTTGGCCAAACTGAACTGCACCTGCTAAAATGAGCTTCAACAATTCCTTggcttgtttccttccttccttccttccttccttccttccttccttccttccttccttccttccttcctccctccctccctccctccttctttctttctttctttctttctttctttctttctttctttctttctttctttctttctttctttctctctttctttcttgggtTGGCCAACCTGTAGTTTTACCAATAAAGAcatttcaatgaaaaattaacCAATACCCTACCCTCTCCATCATTTCACAAAGCAGTGGACATTCAAATACcaaataaaagtagagaaattAATTTCTCAGAAGAACGGACaatctttaaataaaacacaTCTAATGTTATTAAAAGCTTGTTGGGTTTCTCTTTTCAACACTGCCTGGAAGACCCTCACCCTGGACCTGCACGCTGGGACCATGCTGGAAGCAGGAGAAAGGCTGAGGCACATCTACCTTGCCCACAGGGGTAGGGGGGTaccagcagggggcagcaggTCAGGGTGCTAGATGAGATCAGGACCAGACTGCGAGGAGGGGCATCATTGGCCAAAAGCAAACAGAATCGTTCTTTTTCCGTGGCCAAGTTTTCTGCCAATTGAAAACGCGCCAGTTTGTTATTAGATTCAGGTGTTCCCGTGGTGAACCACCTTCTACTTTCTTCATCCACCCGCCTTCTTTATCCTGAGATTGGGCTATGATTCATGAAGCGTCTGGCATCGACAGCCGGGTTTGCTTTTTGACAAGTGCTTGGAAACTTCCTGCATGTTTCTGGTTTGTTAGCAGGTGGCCTGGGCTACCAACAAGGAACTATGGGTCTTGGATTCTCCCCAGGGTTGACCCGGGTCCCAGAATTGGAATCAGCCCTGAGAGGCATTACAGAGTCTCATGGGCACTTCCATGTTCATGCAGGGCagagacccccccacacaccctcctCACCGCCCACCCTCGCCCCACCCCTAACCCCTTCCCGGGAACAAAGCTCCATCCAAACAGCTCATGTGTGGCCGGAAGGGAATTATAATACTACATAGCAGTCGGATCCTTTTCTTCCCAGTTGTGTTTACAATTCACTGAGGAGatgaaaaaaggagaaacaggTGAAAAATGGGGGCCAAGTAGATGGCCATTCCAAGTATTTATTTCCCAACTCGGGAGGTAGCAGAGCACTCGGCAAACAACATTGCAGCATATCCCGGGCCTCCTCATCTGGGTTGCCCAAACTGAGGAAGGCCACGCCCATTCAGAAAACATTCACTGGATCTTCTGAGTTGGAACCCAGCCCTAAAGAGGAGTGGCAAACTAAagctagaaaagaaaattacaaatgcaTGACGTTGTCGGGAGCTGGAAAAGCCGTCTCGTATTTATTCGACCACACAATAAAAGTCACAGGAGTTGTGTGTCCTTAAATAGCCCTCTGCTGGCAGGGTGACACCGTGAAGTGGCTGTTTTTGCTTCTAGATGTACTAAAGATTAGATAAGAAAGCAAACAGTCCCTTGTGGGACACTCTGATCCTTTAACTGCCAAAGTTAAGCTCCCAGACTAGATCAAACGTGAAAAGAATTCTAGGGTCTCGACAACTGCTTCGCAGAAGCAGAGATGTGATTTAGAAACCAGAATGCTGGAAGAGAGGTGAGTATTGGGATCAGTGTCTGGTGGATGGCTGTGGAGAGAAGGGCCTCAGCCTGTGGTTTGGAACCAAGTTACCATTCATAGGCCATTTTCTTCTGTCGctgtttgtatttgtttcttaATCCAAGTCATAAACTATGTAAGTCATCATGATCTATGAACTCTGTGAGCCACCGGAAACCAACAGGGTTTAGTGGGAGTGAGTGGGTTTCTGGTTGCAGCTTTCCCTGCTAAGCTGTGAGGACGTCCATCTAACTTTCCTGTGTCCTGGTTCTCTCATCTGTGAGAAGGAGGCATATGGACTAAAAGTGATTCCAATGCTTGAAATAATCCACTTTCGGACCTGGATCTCAGCCGGAGCATTTTAGGCATCAGTAAACAGCTATATGCAAATGCCCAATTAATGGTCATCACCGCGGCCGTGTTGGACCAGGGAAGTCCAGTCTGTCCTGTGAGAAGAACACAGTGAAAGGAACATTGTCCATCAACAAGTATATTTACTCTGTCCTGTAAACTAGCTCACTTGGGGAAGAGCAACACACATAAATATTTCTAGACCATGATAGGGTAACACGATAGAATATGCAGGAATATTTGTGGGAGATACAGCAAAGGCACTAAAGAAACAAGGGTATGGCCTTTATCCACATGAGAAAAGAACTGTTTGCTCTACAGGGAGGTCACCAGTGCCTCCTTGTAAATGCTTAGCTGCCCTGATTTGTTTAAACATATGCAATTTACATATTTGGAGATACATCGTTTTTATTCAAGGACTGCTTTATTTATTCAAGATACAATTCTTGAAAGAAGAGCATGTGATAGGTATGCTGCTAGATACCATGACACAAAGATGAAAAGATTGGACTGTCCCTACACATGAATAGTTTACGTTGGAAGTGGCAAACCGACAAGGCTTGTAACCAGACCCAGAGCACAAGGAGTGTGGTGGGAAAAGCATCTGGGTGAGAAGAACAGCATTTGCAAAGGCACGCGGAAATGGGAATGTCTTAAATGTTGCTGTTCCCAGGTGACTATACTGCACTACATGAATGATCATGGGAAAGAAGAAGAGGTGACAATGAGGAGTAAAGCAAATTAAAGGAACAACCCCTGAAAATATAGTCTTCTGTGTCTTGGAATGATTCACAGCAAACAAGACGTAGAGACAACCAGAGTGTCCTTTGATgggtgattggataaagaagacatggtacatttatatattctgctcacaaaaattaggggatatattaTCATTtcgtatttattttgaaatatctgctAATTTTTGGAGaagcatatatacaatggactactactgaGCCAtttgaaatgatgaaatactgccatttgcgaccacatggatggaccttgagaatatcatgccaaGTTAAATAAGTCAGACGAAAAAATGTCCAGAGCCATATGAGTTCActcataggtgagatataaaactgaaagccacaaatgaacaaatacacaAACAGAAACTCAGAAGCACAGACAACTGGAGGGTGGGTATCAGAAGGAAAAGGCGTGGGGGCGCAGTGAAGGGtcaaggggagagagggggataaatggcgacagaaggagacttgatgcCGGGTGGTGAACAAACGATGCAGCACGCAGATGATGGGTCATTGAACTGTatgcttgaaacctgtataattttattaaccagtcacccccaatgaatttaattaaaaataaaatagaatttaaaatgcaAAGCGGACTTTGTCTTTGACAATGCTACAGATTTTCAAATTTGCTCCAAACTGACAGACTTTATTCAGAATAAGATTGTCAATGTGAAAAAAAAGGAGGTTCCCTCGAATTGGGGTATCCATTTATTGTAAGTTTTATGAGATGTGGAGGATGGATTGCATGAGCCAACACACTAAATGATTCAAATTCACCTGGACCACAGCTGCAATTTGGCGCCACCTGGTGGCTCCTGTCTAATTTAAATGCCCATGGGGAAGATCCTGATTCTTGTGATGGCTGGGTCTCCTAGCACTTGTCCAGTGACTGTAGAATAATAATGGCCACTGCTTCCTTGACTCAAATTCCTGGGCTAGAAGAACACCAGGAACATGGTTTCTTGTAATCCTTGCCTTGTCTCCCTTCactgttcttttctcttccttctcaccCCAGATTAAATTTACTCTTCTATAAACCAACTAACTCTGGGAAAAgcgatatataaatattttcagaccattGACCATGTAACATGATAGAATACTCATGAATATTTATGCAAGGCACAGCAAAGGCACTAAAGGCTCAGGGGTCCTGGGTATTAGCTAGAGGACAGGAATCAATCGCCAGTGCCTTTGTGTGATGAGGTTTACCGGTCTTGAAATTCATATGACTAAGGTTGCACCTTTACAAGGAAACTGACATGGGCATTAAGGAGTGCCTAAAAACATCTTGCTCGTTCTATCAAGCAAGATCTGCACTAATCAGTtggagaagcatttttttttttttaacatatgaaATAGCAAAAGTCTCTAATACCTACACAGGGTACACAATTGTGGAGAATGAAAGGCTCCATGAAATCATCTCATGCTCAATGTGTAAATATGTGTGTTTAACAGATGAATACCTGAGGCCTAGAAAGGTTCCAGTTCCTTTGTTTATGCAGAATTACACACAGTAGGGCAAAAATCCCGTGAAGAACCCGGCCAACATTTTGGCCTTACCTGAGTTATTTTCAGATCTCAATGAGTCAGATAGGTTTGGAAAATAGCATCATTGCCAAAGCTTTTGTATATACTTAATTAACACATGTCAAAGAAAATGTAAGGCTGATAGATCAGAGACGATCACATCTTAACACACAGTACAAGAATCAATCCAAATTCCTAAATacgttttaaatataaatcatgTTCCTGATGTTTCAAATATTCTGCTTTACTTTTGaccaagaagaaaaggagggggggCTTGCCTT is drawn from Saccopteryx leptura isolate mSacLep1 chromosome 1, mSacLep1_pri_phased_curated, whole genome shotgun sequence and contains these coding sequences:
- the LOC136388146 gene encoding uncharacterized protein is translated as MSTPPHLRLFGSTPPPPASVPEYTPPPASVREHPHLRLFLSTHPHLRLFLSTSPPPASVQEHTPTPASVPEHTPHLRLFLSTHPHLRLFRSTPPHLRLFLSTPPHLRLFGSTPHLRLFLSTPSHLRLFLSTHPPPASVREHPPPASVPEHTPTPASVPEHTPPPASVREHPPPASVPEHTPPPASVPEHTPPPVSVPEHIPPTCVFSGAHPPHLRLFGSTPPPASVREHTPPPVSVREHTPPPVSVPEHTPPPASVPEHKPPPASVPEHTPPPASVREHIPPPASVREHTPPPASVQEHTPPPASVPEHSPPPASVWEHPPPATPPPPASVREHPPPASVPEHTPTPASVPEHTPPPASVREHPPPASVPEHTPPPASVPEHTPPPVSVPEHIPPTCVCSGAHPPHLRLFGSTPPPASVREHTPPPVSVREHTPPPATPPHLRLFGSTHPHLRLFGSTPPPPASVPEHTPPTCVCSGAPPPPASVWEHTPPPTCVCLGAHTPPPASVWEHPPPPASVWEHTHPHLLLFGSTPPPASVREHTHPPPASVREHTTPASLRIRPASVISMLPFICCPGPAWCRAFKDKTLNMEWIPEQRGPWWGS